The Macaca mulatta isolate MMU2019108-1 chromosome X, T2T-MMU8v2.0, whole genome shotgun sequence DNA window AATAGAAATTGTCCTTTTAAACAGACATCAAGTGCAAGCACAGCAACGATCTACAGTATCTTGGAATAAATACAATGAATGATGTGCAAGAtctaaatatacaaaagataaaactaaaaactGAACTGAAAGATTAAAACATTAAGGGCCCACGTAAGTGGAGACATCCCAAGTTGGTGAACAGGAAGGCTGAGTATTCGGCAGATAGTGGATTCTCCCCTAACTGATCCACAGATTCAGTGAAAATGCAATCCAAATCTGTTACAACTGAGTCTGGGGAGACTTGACATTGCACACTAATTCATGCGGAGGGACAAAAAGGCAAAGAATAGCAAAGACGTGTTTGGAGATGATGAACACCATGCAGGAACTTGCCCTAGCCGATGTCAAGATGTATCATGAAGTGAGAAAATTTAGGACAATTTAGTAGTGGCACAGGAATAGACACATTTATCTGTGGAACATTACAGGGAGTTCATAAACAGAGACAAATACGGACGAAAGTGTTTCCAAGCATCGTTCCCTGGGGGTTGCAAAGTCACCACTGATTGGGAATCCGCGGCACAGAAATATGGATCGATCTTTAATCAcatgctgaatttttaaaaggtaaattacAAAATACCAAGTACGTGAGTTAAAAATGCATGCACACAAAATATTTCACACCCAAAGGGAGACCAATCTGGGAAACAAGCCTTGGGGAGTATAAAGCTCAACGATCACTTCAGGATTTCTTGACTGACCTAGTACAGGGAGCAGGAGAAGCTACATGGAGGTGAAGGGGGCGTGACCTCAGAACGTGAGCCTCAAGAGATCTCGAGGTTCATTGGTCGCCAGCCACAGCGGCGGGAGGTTGAAGGCAGCGCAAGAGCTCACTGGCCTTTGTGGCAAGGGCGGGAAGGGAAGCAGAAGCTGGATCTTCCCTCAGACCCTCTGACTGGTTCTGACTTGCTGGAGGCTGGGGCAACCACAGGTTGACATGAGAATTAGGCCCTCGTTCTCCACGCCTCTtatttcctcccaccctcctgaGCCAGATTCCCAACTCTGCTACCTTCCCCTCTCTGCTACCTCAGCAGGGAACTCCCATCTGCTCCTGATGTCCCATCGCGCCCTCAGCTGTCCCGGAATCCCTTTTGGGAGGACCCCTTGCTCCAGCCCCCTGAGCCCCGGCCTTTGGCCAGTGAGGCAGGGCTCATGGGACTACTTTTGATTCAGAGGTCCGGGAGGGAGTGGATGATTGGGCTTCCTGAGGAAGTGGTGCACTCCAGGGTGGTGGgactgtgtgtgtggtgtggggtggggtgggggtggggggagatggTGTGCTCCAGAAAAATTGTTGAAGTGTGGAGAGGAATATGGAAGAGTTGGGGGAGACTGTGGAGGGAATGTGTGGGTTTGCATGAAAGCAGAAAAGGTGTGTCAGTCCAAGAGAAACACTACTGCACTGAGGAGTTTCCTATTGGCTAGATCAGAACCTGACACTTCATAGGAGGCTCAACAGGTACCTGCTGAATGAAGAATCAAGAGAAtcggccgggcccggtggctcatgcctgtaatcccagcaccttgggaggccgaggcgggtggatcagcctggccaacatggtgaaaccccgtctctattaaaaattacaaaaaattagccaggcgtggtggcaggcacctgtaatcccagctactcgggaggatgaggcaggaggatcacttgaacccgggaggcagaggttgcagtgagccgagatcacgccattgcactccagcctgggtaacaagagcgaaactccgtctcaaaagaaaaaagaaaaaaaaaaaaaaaaaagaagaatcaagggGATGCATGAAGGGATGAATGAAATTAATAATTGAAAGAGGGCCAGGGATCCAGGAGAACAATACGATTTCATGGGATACAAGAGGGAAATCAGTTCAAAGGGGGAGCAAGGGAATAATTAAGTGTAAGGTGgggtacaagaaaaaaaatcagcatgaATCAGCACGAAATGTGAGGGGAAAATTGAATATAGGGCATAGAAGAGACTGACAATGGAATTGAGTGCTGGGGGCACAAAATCCTGTGTGGGGAGTGAATGAATGCAGGAGGTTCGGAAGAGAATTGTTGAAGTGGATGCCAGGAATAATACCTGGGTTTGGCAGAGTGCAGGATGATACACAAGAAGGGGGTGTAGTAATGGTGGAAGAGGGCACGGGAGTGCATGTACATGCCTGAAAGTGGGGTCTGTGGTGAAGTGATGGTAAGCAAGGAGAATAATGACTGCATTGAATGGGTATGGGATCCTTGCCAAGAGTTTCTCGGGAAGGGGCTATGTGTGACTGGGGCTTGTGTGAAGGAGGCAACATGAGCAAGGAGGTCGCAGTGAAGGCTGGTGAAAACCGTGGgagaagaaggggagggaaggcaaTCTGATTCCAGCGGTGAGAAGGATGGAGAAGGAGCATTCAGCCACCTCAGATAGGGTTTTCCAAGGGCAGAGGAAGTACGCTGGGGGTAGGGGATCATGTGGCCATTCTGACCTCCACTCCTGACCCTAGAAGCATGGATCCCAAATAAATACCTGCTGCACCCTGCTGCCCCTCTGACCCTGAATGCACAGCGTGAGACTGGAGCCCCATGGGGGACTCAGCTTGGCCCCAGAAGAGCTATAGGTTGCTGTGACCGCTGCCACGACCATGGTATTACTGCCCAAATCAGCGGCCACAAGCATTTCTGCCTCTTCCAGGCCTGCGAGTGTCACAATTGTGCCCTCTTCTCATGAGTATGGTGTCTGAGATGGGGAGGGCCCAGACCTTCTCTAAATGGGACTAACCTTAGCCCCGCAATCCTTTACTTCAGAGAACACCTCAGGGTCTTGCCTGCTGTGAGTGCCTTGAAGAGGGAGCAGCGGGCACGGCCAAAGAGACACCTGGCTCAAGGACCAATAAGGAGTATGGCTGCCCCTCCCAAAGCTCCCATCCGTGTCAGGAATTTGACCATCAGAGCAGGAGTCCTCAGTGAGTGTTTCTGGCCAGGGAGGGAGCCAGAGTTTGGGTGGAGGAAGCATGAGTAGTTCTGTCACCAGTCCTGTCACAGAATTGcagtgtgacctggggcaagttgcTCCCCGGACCTTAGTTTGCCCAGGTGCAAAATGTCATCAATGTTATCTACCGAGTGTTTGCAGGAAGGAGAGAGCTGGGGGACAAGGGAACTGAAGAGCTCCTTGGTGAGATGAGACCTGAGACTGGATGTGGGGTGaagtggggtggggttgggggaaagaCTCATCAAAGCTGTTCCTGGTCTTTCACAGCTGGGAGGGAGAACAACATGCTGCAGCCCGAGACCCACATCTTCACAGCCTCCGAGGAGGTAAGGAGAGTCGGTGACCAGTCGGGCAGGCTCCCACCCAGCCACTGTCCAGACATCTTTCACTGTGTCCCAAGGATATGGGTTTCATCTCCAATCCTATCACCAGCTcaccatgtgaccttgggaaaaatcacttctcctccctgggcctcaatttccccagTTGCAAAATGAAAGGTAAGACTGGCTGGTCTTCAAGGTCTTCAGAGCTCTGATATTCTAGGCTCCTATCCTCATCCCAAAAGATGTCCACACCTCCTCTCTCCATGGCCGGCCTGGTACCTGACTGCAACCTGTGCTCTCTGCCCCTGCAGGGGAGCTCCCAAGGGGCTCTGCTGCTTGGCCAGGCCCCAGAATCTTTGTCTCTGCCTCGTACTCCAGTGACCTTGGAGCAGCAACTGGTTTCTCCTTCTGGAGATCCCCACAggccccctgccctgcccagcatGTGAGTAGAGTGAGGACCATGGAGCAGGTTGTGTCTTGTGTGCCTAACCTTGTGCTTGATGCCATGGGAGATGGAAGGGGAAgagcgggaggaggaggaggaggaggaagtggagggggGGAGGagtaagaggaggaggaggaggaggaggaggaagagaaggaggaggagaagaaggaggaggacaAGGCAGCATGTAATACTAACGGGCGAGGACAGGGCTCTCCTAGCTTTGCTATTTTCTATTTGTGAGACTTTGGACAAGTGACTTTATGTGTCTGAACCTCCATTTCCCTATGGATATACTGAGGACAATATTCTATACCCATAGCATTGAAAAGAGAACTGGCACAAGGCCTGCCACATAATAGGGCTTCAACAAATGGGGGTTGTTATTCCACATGAAACAGGTGGATGGGATAGAAGGTCCTGCTGAAAGGTGGGGTCCACGCTGGTGAGGGCCACAGAGGCCCAGGGCAAAGTACAGAGGCCATTAGAGAAAGCTTCCTGGAGACGAGCCATGCTTGTCCTTCAAGACCCATGGGGACTGGGCAATATGGAAGTGAGAACCAGTCCCTGAACAGGGACGGTAATCACATCTCTCCAAGTGCTTTGCAAATTAAAACACGGACACCTGTAATTTCCCATgattttcaccattgccctggGAAGGAAAGAGCTGGTAGGAATAAGCGTCCCTGTCAGGAAAAAGAGGTATGGAAAAGAAACCTGGCCAAGCAGGAGAAGGGACTTGCCCCAGCCACAATGACTAATGGTCCAGCAGGCATTGGGATTCACACATCCAGATATTGCAAAATCCTGCCCCTCTTTCTGTCTACTGATAGTATGTGTCCACCAGTGGATTTAATCCCCTGGCCTCTCCTTTCCTTGTTTCTAGATGCTCAACTCTGATCCTCCAGCCCTGTGCCACCCTTGACCCTCTTCTACTGCAGCCACAGGTCCTGGGAAAGCAGTGGGGTCCAGAACCCTGGGAGGGATGGAGTTTAGTGGATGGGAAGAGCAGAAGGccttggtgggggtgggggaggaggttGAGGGAACACGGGGCTGAAGGGGCACTTGTCGTATTGGGAAGAGGTGTAGTTTCCCAGTGCCTATTCTCTCACGCACTTTCCTTTGCAGGTCCCCAAAGTCTCTGACCAGGCTTTGGTTTCTGCCCACTCAGAGTGGCAGCGGAAACTGGAGGCCGCTGAGGCTCTGCTGACTCTGAGAAACTCTGCCCAGGCCCCTCCTGACTCCATCTCCCTGCACCAGCCTTGCAACCCACCAGGTAGCCTGCTCCCTGAAAGGAGAACACAGGGTGGGAATAGCTGGGGAATGGGGGTCGTTGTGGTAAGCAGGTTCTAGCTGAAAAATCAGAGTCAGTAAGTTGAATCTCCTTGGGGCCAGGCACCCAAGCTCCTCAGTATGACTCCCGAGATGGTAGTTGAGCGCTGTTTACTGAATCTTCGGTTTATCGCGCTTTGTGCGCAACAGCAAGCGTTCAGTGCCCTGATGTCAAGAAAGAAGGAAGTTCAGGCCCTGAGAGTGGCAGGGACTTGCCCTCTCTGATACGCATGCAGCATATCAAGTGGAAGAACCGGCCCTCTTGACTTTCAGCCCAGGGTCTATGCTCAGCCCCCTGTGGCCTACTGTGGTCTGGGGAGGACATACAGAGGTGATAAAGGGCTTGGTCTGGAAGGAGGTCTGGTCTCTGCCTTCCGAGAGCATCCAGTCTAGAAGTGGAGCCTGGATGCCCTGGCAAGCTGTGTTTTGTGGTCAAATTTTAACGATGTGCCCAGAGAAGAGGGGCTGGAGGAGCTCCGAGGGGGATAAAcaactggggaggctgggagggaaggCTAGGCATTCCCAGATCAAAATGGTGAATGGAGCATGGTGTGTCAGTGAAGAAACACCCCTGGAGGGACTGCTGGAACAGAAagggatgaggctggagagggtaCCAATCACAGAGGTCTGACAGGTCAGGCTTAGGAGGCTGGACCAGCAACTGTGGGTAGTGAGGAGCCAGGGAACGTTTTCTGAGCTAGGGAGAAGAATT harbors:
- the DMRTC1B gene encoding doublesex- and mab-3-related transcription factor C1 isoform X3, with the translated sequence MLQPETHIFTASEEGSSQGALLLGQAPESLSLPRTPVTLEQQLVSPSGDPHRPPALPSICSTLILQPCATLDPLLLQPQVPKVSDQALVSAHSEWQRKLEAAEALLTLRNSAQAPPDSISLHQPCNPPAPAGDKGFQPPSPSLRPRPASSISLPIGHLGCISLLS
- the DMRTC1B gene encoding doublesex- and mab-3-related transcription factor C1 isoform X5 yields the protein MPVDAHLFPEFLLPGPAKAAAGRENNMLQPETHIFTASEEGSSQGALLLGQAPESLSLPRTPVTLEQQLVSPSGDPHRPPALPSICSTLILQPCATLDPLLLQPQVPKVSDQALVSAHSEWQRKLEAAEALLTLRNSAQAPPDSISLHQPCNPPAPAGDKGFQPPSPSLRPRPASSISLPIGHLGCISLLS
- the DMRTC1B gene encoding doublesex- and mab-3-related transcription factor C1 isoform X4, whose protein sequence is MAAPPKAPIRVRNLTIRAGVLTGRENNMLQPETHIFTASEEVPKVSDQALVSAHSEWQRKLEAAEALLTLRNSAQAPPDSISLHQPCNPPAPAGDKGFQPPSPSLRPRPASSISLPIGHLGCISLLS
- the DMRTC1B gene encoding doublesex- and mab-3-related transcription factor C1 isoform X2: MAAPPKAPIRVRNLTIRAGVLTGRENNMLQPETHIFTASEEGSSQGALLLGQAPESLSLPRTPVTLEQQLVSPSGDPHRPPALPSICSTLILQPCATLDPLLLQPQVPKVSDQALVSAHSEWQRKLEAAEALLTLRNSAQAPPDSISLHQPCNPPAPAGDKGFQPPSPSLRPRPASSISLPIGHLGCISLLS
- the DMRTC1B gene encoding doublesex- and mab-3-related transcription factor C1 isoform X1, whose translation is MRIREHLRVLPAVSALKREQRARPKRHLAQGPIRSMAAPPKAPIRVRNLTIRAGVLTGRENNMLQPETHIFTASEEGSSQGALLLGQAPESLSLPRTPVTLEQQLVSPSGDPHRPPALPSICSTLILQPCATLDPLLLQPQVPKVSDQALVSAHSEWQRKLEAAEALLTLRNSAQAPPDSISLHQPCNPPAPAGDKGFQPPSPSLRPRPASSISLPIGHLGCISLLS